The following coding sequences lie in one Lolium perenne isolate Kyuss_39 chromosome 2, Kyuss_2.0, whole genome shotgun sequence genomic window:
- the LOC127333208 gene encoding beta-amylase Tri a 17: MPGNMLANYVQVNVMLPLDVVSIDNTFEKGEELRAQLKKLAEAGVDGVMIDVWWGLVEGKGPKAYDWSAYKEVFELVQEAGLKLQAIMSFHQCGGNVGDVVNIPIPQWVRDIGKSDPDIFYTNRSGTRNIEYLTLGVDDQPLFHGRTAVQMYADYMKSFRENMEQFLDAGVIVDIEVGLGPAGEMRYPSYPQSQGWVFPGIGEFICYDKYLEADFKAAAATAGHPEWELPDDAGQYNDTPEETQFFKDNGTYLTEKGKFFLSWYSNKLIEHGDKILDEANQVFLGCRVQLAIKISGIHWWYRVPSHAAELTAGYYNLDDRDGYRTIARMLTRHHASLNFTCAEMRDSEQSSEAKSAPEQLVQQVLSAGWREGLHVACENALARYDATGYNTILRNARPRGINKSGPPEHKLFGFTYLRVSDELLEGENYVTFQTFVKRMHANQAHDPSVDPIAPLERSEPEMPIKMILQAAEPKLEPFPFDENTDLPV, encoded by the exons ATGCCTGGGAACATGCTAGCCAACTACGTCCAAGTCAACGTCATGCTCCCT CTGGATGTGGTGAGCATCGACAACACATTCGAGAAGGGTGAGGAGCTCAGGGCGCAGCTGAAGAAGCTGGCGGAGGCCGGCGTGGACGGCGTCATGATAGACGTCTGGTGGGGGCTGGTGGAGGGCAAGGGCCCCAAGGCGTACGACTGGAGCGCCTACAAGGAGGTGTTCGAGCTGGTGCAGGAGGCCGGGCTGAAGCTGCAGGCCATCATGTCATTCCACCAGTGCGGCGGCAACGTCGGCGACGTCGTCAACATCCCCATCCCGCAGTGGGTGCGGGACATCGGCAAGAGCGACCCAGACATTTTCTACACCAACCGGAGCGGGACAAGGAACATTGAGTACCTCACCCTTGGAGTGGATGACCAGCCTCTCTTCCATGGAAGAACTGCCGTCCAG ATGTATGCTGATTACATGAAGAGCTTCAGGGAGAATATGGAACAGTTCCTGGATGCTGGTGTCATCGTGGACATTGAGGTGGGACTCGGTCCAGCTGGAGAGATGAGGTACCCATCCTATCCTCAGAGCCAGGGATGGGTGTTCCCAGGGATCGGAGAATTCATC TGCTATGATAAGTACCTGGAGGCAGACTTCAAAGCAGCAGCAGCGACAGCTGGCCATCCTGAGTGGGAATTGCCTGACGATGCTGGACAGTACAATGACACTCCTGAGGAGACCCAGTTCTTCAAGGACAACGGAACATACCTTACCGAGAAGGGGAAGTTTTTCCTCTCATGGTACTCCAACAAACTGATCGAGCACGGTGACAAGATCTTGGATGAAGCAAACCAGGTCTTCTTGGGATGCAGAGTGCAGCTGGCAATCAAA ATCTCTGGCATTCACTGGTGGTACAGGGTTCCAAGCCACGCAGCCGAGCTCACTGCCGGGTACTACAACTTAGATGACAGGGACGGCTACAGAACCATAGCACGCATGCTCACAAGGCATCATGCTAGCCTTAACTTCACTTGTGCAGAGATGAGGGACTCTGAGCAGAGTTCGGAGGCGAAGAGTGCACCAGAACAACTAGTCCAACAG GTGCTGAGTGCTGGATGGAGAGAGGGCTTACATGTTGCATGTGAAAACGCGCTCGCTCGATATGATGCAACTGGTTACAACACGATACTCAGGAACGCAAGACCAAGAGGTATTAACAAGAGCGGCCCTCCTGAGCACAAGCTGTTTGGATTCACCTACCTCCGGGTATCGGATGAGCTGCTGGAGGGAGAGAACTACGTCACTTTCCAAACTTTTGTCAAGAGAATGCATGCTAACCAG GCTCATGACCCAAGTGTTGATCCAATTGCGCCCCTGGAAAGATCAGAGCCGGAAATGCCAATTAAAATGATCCTTCAAGCAGCAGAACCAAAACTGGAGCCATTCCCCTTTGACGAGAACACCGACCTGCCAGTTTAA